The region GCCTGCCCGGGGCGGGCGGGGGCGAGGAAGTTGGGCTTCAAAAGGACCTGGGAGCCCTCCTTTATGAGCCCCCGGTCCAGGCTGCCCAGGATGGCAAAGACGTCTTCTCTCAGCCGTTCATAGTCATAGGAGGATGTGCGGACGATAACCGTGGGCATATATTATTCTACAGGATAGAGGGCCGATGGCCGCCTGCAAAACGATATGTTACCATGTAGGCAAGCCGGGCCGGAACAACGATGCTCCGGAGGGCTTTTCCTCATGGAAACCCCGATGCGAGGCGAAGGCGTGAGGATTTCGGGCGGGCAGATGAAGGGCAGAAAGGTGCGGCGCAAGGCCCTGGGGGGCACGTCCCGGTACGGGACGCTGAGGGCGACCTCGTCCAAAGTGCGGGAGTCCCTGTTCAACATCGTGGGCGGGCGGCTCGAAGACGCCGTCTTCGCCGATTTGTACGCCGGCACCGGCGCAGTGGGCATGGAGGCCATGAGCAGGGGAGCCATGGCCGTTTACTTTGTGGAGGCCGACCCCCGGAGGGCCCGGGAAATAGAGGCTCTCCTGGACGGCTGCGGCTGCCGGAGCAGGGCCATGGTGGTCAGAAGCTCGGCCTCCGCCTTCCTGGAGCGGGCGGCCGGGGAGGGAATCCTTCTGGACGTCGTCTTCCTTGACCCCCCCTATGCCTCCGACGAGCTCCAAAAGGTGATGCCCCTTCTGGCGGAGGGGAGGGTCCTGGCCGAGGACGCCCTTGTCATAGCCGAGCACTCCTCCCGGAAAAGCCTTGCCGAGGCCGTGGGCGTTCTCAGGAAAAGGAAGTCCTACAAGTACGGCGACACCTCTCTTACCGTCTACGTAAGAGAGCCATGAGCAAACGCGCGAGATGCGCCCGTCTTCCGGAGGCGCGGGTTGGCCCGAAAAGGGGGCTCCCTTGAGTCGCTCATAGAGAGCGCGGACATCGGCGTCGAGGTGCTCCATCCGGGGGGCCTGGAGCTGACGGCCGAGCTTGCGGGCCTCTGCCGCATCGCTCCGGGCTCGCGGGTCATCGACGTTGCCTCGGGCACGGGCGAGAGCGCGTGCTACCTCGCCGAGCGCTTCCAGTGCCGGGTGACCGGGGTCGACATGTCCGATTTCCTCCTTGAAAAGGCACGGAAAAAGGCCCGCGAGAAGGGTCTTGATGTCCGGTTCCTGAAGGCCGACGCCCACAGCCTTCCCTTCCCCGAGGGCTCCTTCGATGCGGCCGTCTCGGAGTGCACGCTGTGCCTTCTGGACAAGCCCCGTGCCATCGGGGAGATGGTGCGGGTGGTCAGAGGGGGCGGCCACGTGGGCATGAGCGACGTCTCCTGGAGGCCGGGCACTCCCGAGAAGGTGCGGCGGAAGCTCCTGGAGCTCGAGGGTGAAAGCCCCGAGACGCTCCAGGGCTGGGCCGGTCTTTTCCGGGAGGCCGGCCTCGTCGATTGCGTCACCGTTGACAGGTCCGAGCTCCTGGCCCGCTGGGTGAGGGACATGAGAAAGAGGATGGGGGTTTCGGGGCAGGCTCGGGTCTTTCTCAAGGTCCTCTTCAGGTGGGGCTTTCCGGGGCTCGCAAGGGCGCTCCGGAGCGAGCGCATTTTCCTCGGCCCTCACGCCGGCTACGGCATCGTTGCGTGCAGAAAACCCTGAGCCCATCCTCCTGTCGGGCAGAAAACGCAATGCCCATTTAGGAACTGCCCTCTATTGAAGAGGGCGGCTGTATCGCGTATAATGGGGACATTTCATGCACCTTCACGCGTCCGAAAGAAAACCGGAGGAGCAAGGGGCCGCACTTGGTGCGGGTGATGAGCTCCTTCGCCCGGCGTCTTCACCGGTTGAAGAGTCCATCGGAGAGCCATGAGCAAGCGCGCGGTCTACCCCGGCACCTTTGACCCCTTCACCAACGGGCATCTCTACACCATCGAGCGGAGCCTCAAGATCGTCGATGAAGTCCTCATCGCCGTGGCCCATAACCCGGCCAAGAAAACGCTTTTCAGCCTGAACGAGCGGGTGGCCCTCATAGAGGAGGCCATGAAGGACGAGGGGCGCGTGAGGGTGGAGCCCTTCGATTCCCTCCTTGTGGAGTTCGCCCGCAGCCGGGACGCCTCGCTCATCATCAGGGGGCTCCGGGCGGTCTCGGACTTCGAGTACGAGTTTCAGATGGCCCTCATGAACAGAAAGCTGGCCTCGGACCTTGAGACCATCTTCGTGATGCCCTCTCTCCGTTATATTTTTCTCTCCTCCACCATCGTCAAGGAGGTCGCCAGCTACGGCGGCTCCGTGGACGGCCTGGTCCCGGCCAACGTGGAAGCCGCTCTCAAGGAGAAATTCAAATCCTCCGCAGGGAGGGACGGATGAGGAAAGAGGCCCTGCTCGTCATCGACATGCTCAACGACTTCGTGCGGGAGGGCGCCCCCCTTGAGGTCCCCGACACCCGGAAGGTTCTCCCCAACATCCGGAGAGAAATAGACAAGGCCCGCGAAGCGGGCAACCCCGTCGTTTACATCGTGGACACCCACGAGCCCGACGACAAGGAGTTCCGCAAGATGGGCTGGCCTCCCCACGCGGTGAAGGGGACGGAAGGACAACAGGTCGTCGATGAGCTCCGGCCCGAACCCGGAGACCCGGTCGTCAACAAGTCCACCTACTCTGGCTTCTACCGGTCCAGCCTCGAGAGCATCCTTCGCGAAAGAGGAATAACGGACCTCCGCCTCACCGGGTGCGTCACGCACATCTGCGTCATGTTCACCGCCGCCGATGCCGCCCTGAGAGACTATAACGTCTCGGTGGTTCAGGACGCGGTGGCCGGCCTCGCCCCCGAGGACCACGAGGCGGCCCTCAGGATAATGAAAAACGTAATGGGCGTGGAGCTCGTCTGAACCACTGAGCAGCCGGCGCGGGCTTGCGGTTTGCCGTCGTCCTGATATAATTTCGGAAGCACAATCGGGCCGTCCGGCCCGAAGACCCATGCGGGGGAGGCCAAGATGTTCCATACCGCCAAGCCGGAGGAGGTCCTTGAGGGCAGGGTCACGGACGTCTATTTCGAGCGGACCCTTAAGATCCTGAAGGGCAAGGGAGTAAACCCGCTTGTCAGGGCGGAGTTCATCGCCAAGAGCCTTCCGGACGGCGCGCCGTGGGCGGTTTTTGCGGGACTGGACGAAGCCCTTTACGTTATGGAGCGTCTGCCGTTTCGGGTGAGGGCCATGAGGGAGGGCTCGGTCTTCTACCCCTACGAGCCCGTCATGGA is a window of Nitrospirota bacterium DNA encoding:
- the rsmD gene encoding 16S rRNA (guanine(966)-N(2))-methyltransferase RsmD; the protein is METPMRGEGVRISGGQMKGRKVRRKALGGTSRYGTLRATSSKVRESLFNIVGGRLEDAVFADLYAGTGAVGMEAMSRGAMAVYFVEADPRRAREIEALLDGCGCRSRAMVVRSSASAFLERAAGEGILLDVVFLDPPYASDELQKVMPLLAEGRVLAEDALVIAEHSSRKSLAEAVGVLRKRKSYKYGDTSLTVYVREP
- a CDS encoding methyltransferase domain-containing protein encodes the protein MARKGGSLESLIESADIGVEVLHPGGLELTAELAGLCRIAPGSRVIDVASGTGESACYLAERFQCRVTGVDMSDFLLEKARKKAREKGLDVRFLKADAHSLPFPEGSFDAAVSECTLCLLDKPRAIGEMVRVVRGGGHVGMSDVSWRPGTPEKVRRKLLELEGESPETLQGWAGLFREAGLVDCVTVDRSELLARWVRDMRKRMGVSGQARVFLKVLFRWGFPGLARALRSERIFLGPHAGYGIVACRKP
- the coaD gene encoding pantetheine-phosphate adenylyltransferase, whose amino-acid sequence is MSKRAVYPGTFDPFTNGHLYTIERSLKIVDEVLIAVAHNPAKKTLFSLNERVALIEEAMKDEGRVRVEPFDSLLVEFARSRDASLIIRGLRAVSDFEYEFQMALMNRKLASDLETIFVMPSLRYIFLSSTIVKEVASYGGSVDGLVPANVEAALKEKFKSSAGRDG
- a CDS encoding cysteine hydrolase, which encodes MRKEALLVIDMLNDFVREGAPLEVPDTRKVLPNIRREIDKAREAGNPVVYIVDTHEPDDKEFRKMGWPPHAVKGTEGQQVVDELRPEPGDPVVNKSTYSGFYRSSLESILRERGITDLRLTGCVTHICVMFTAADAALRDYNVSVVQDAVAGLAPEDHEAALRIMKNVMGVELV